A segment of the Flavobacterium azooxidireducens genome:
AGCCGATAGTTCAATCAACTTAGCAGTAAGACCATGGGCAAATTTACCCGACTTTTTTGTAATGCGTTCCGATATTTTAGAACAAGTAAAACTTAGGTTTGATGAAAATGGTATTGAAATTCCGTTTCCGCAACGCGATATTCATATTAAAGAAGCTCTTCCTAAGAAATCATAAAATCTTTTAAATAAAAAGGTTCAAAATAAGCTACATCTTCAAAGCGATTATTCGCGAATAGGGTGTAGCTTTTTTTAGTCATTTGTTTTGCGGATGGATAAATAACATCATCAACAAACACAAAATTATCTTTTTGAAGAAGTGTTTTCGCTTTTTGAGAACTATCCCCAACAAAATAAATAGTTTCATTCATGTCTGAAAATGATTCTTCGTTTAGAATTTCTGCTTTTATATCTCTAATTTTTTGATGATTTTTATCGAAAATTGCCGAATAAACTTCCATTCGTCTGGCATCAATCATTGGAACAATCACACCTTCTTCAATTGAAATTTGAGAAGCCAAAACTTC
Coding sequences within it:
- the tsaB gene encoding tRNA (adenosine(37)-N6)-threonylcarbamoyltransferase complex dimerization subunit type 1 TsaB, with translation MAYILNIETSTKNCSVALAKAGEMIVCKEIAEMGYSHAEKLHVFIEEILTEANLKFSDLKAIAVSQGPGSYTGLRIGVSAAKGLCYALDIPLIAVDTLEVLASQISIEEGVIVPMIDARRMEVYSAIFDKNHQKIRDIKAEILNEESFSDMNETIYFVGDSSQKAKTLLQKDNFVFVDDVIYPSAKQMTKKSYTLFANNRFEDVAYFEPFYLKDFMIS